From the genome of Etheostoma cragini isolate CJK2018 chromosome 23, CSU_Ecrag_1.0, whole genome shotgun sequence:
GTTCtttcaaatggaaatgtttaAGGTCTTCTTTCACATGTATTGCCAGTTTGGggcaattttttgttttttaggcaATTAATAAAGGTATCTAATCTTTTCTATACTCATACTCTGCTACGTATAAGCAAGTTTTAGTCAAGTAAAATTCTACTTGATCAACTTCCAGTATCACCAATACTTATCTGAagatataaattataaatgagGCCATTCTGTGTAACTACACATTTTATACTTTTCATACATTTAACTGTGTTACTTCTAGTGAAATTTTTAAACCAGGACTTACTTGTCATGTAgtattatttttctgtatttgtattGGTGCTTTTATTGTTAATAAGAGCTGAAAAACATACATTAATCCTGATATGGCCCTTTTTTAGAGAGCTACTCATATCTTTGACcaaatattgtgttttctgtAGACACCAGACAGAAACGTGATACCCCTAAACAGTAATGTGGTTTTAATGGGCTCCTGCCCACGCACTCTATCTGATAGCAGTGTTATTTCATCACATTTTGCAGCTCCATGGGTATCTGCTCATTTAACGTCTTTGGTAATGACTGCACTGACCTAAATTGTAGACCAAAGAAATGTTTGGTTCAACGTGGATATTTACtgtctaaaatgtaaaatactttCTTGACATACTTGACATACACGTAAACCTGCAGTTGTATTTGCTGTAAAAACTCAATATCCAGCTGGGGTTTGAATCTTATTGTctcatacagtacagtacacttTATGTTCGCTCCATCAGACTCCACTCCCCACAAAGGAACAACACATTCTGAGAGCCCTGCCTTTCTCTTGTTTAACTTTACAGGCAATTCGGTGTTATTGATGACACCATATCATTCTAATttggcagtgtttttttaaaagtctaagCCGATGAAAGGCGAGCagttattgggggggggggggatgataAGCCTGGAGGCTTTATTTTCCTTGAATATCCTGCGAAGAAAAGGATTCACTGCAGCAGGGCTGGCATGCACCTCTTTCTGCTCAGTGCCAAACAAATGCTGTTGCCactcaaaatgcttttttttgtttcacttcttCTTGTGGGGAAAGTAAAATGGACTTTATGTGTGGTGAAAGATAGCCTTAAACAAAATCCACTGAgctttgaaaaagtattttttttttaattcagtgttaTTTAGGCCTATTCACATTATTGATTTCCCCTTGCAAGAACTCtgaataaatgtgtatttttaatgtagtgACAGAGACATTCTTAAAACTCCAAATTCACAAACAGTATTTTGgcagttaaaatatatatataatgtgatTAAATATGGGCTTTAATTTCACCTAAAGGAGCTTTAGAGAAGTATCTATTTTGCTGGAATGTTAGTGATAAATCGCCTCTCTGTCAAGGCTTTGTGTTGCACCAAACAAGCAGCAAATTAAGTCAAAGCATGAGGCAGTTTAGAAGAAATAAGGTTTTCAGACGTGATGGGTGATGGACATAAAAGATCACCTCCTGCCCTTCACTTAACTCTGTCTCTGACCCTTGAGATCAACAAAAAACCCAAACTCAGAAGAGTTCCCAAGAGACCAGCCGAGCGCACTGATCTCAGCACCGGCCCGCGCGCAATAACGGTGCCAATATAAGTATTAAACGCCATGTGCTGCGCCGATCTAACTCCAGCCTCAATTAGCAATCGCTTGATACCAGGTTTTCTCATTGTCGACCTTGTTCTCAGCCTTTGATCTCCTCAGCAGTTACAAGCGCAGGAGAGCCGATGTCTTCTTCAGCTGTGCCTAATCCAAACTCGGACGGCAATTCGGAGGCAGCGTGTATACTGGTGTTTTCTTAGGTGCGCACAGTTCCCAGAGAATGGGGCTCGCCAAACGTTTTGACACATTGTGAGAAATATCCGCATTGTATCCTTGTAAGCTGTCAACAACATAATTAGCTAAATTAGTCTGCAAGTCAGGCTCAAACTGCTAAAAAAGCCCCTTTCAGTCTGAAAGAGAGAGCAATTCCTCAAATAGAGAGTCAATTTAACTTCACTCCAGAGCAGTTTGCTGTGTCACCATCATTATTTTCCAGAAAAAGAGGAAACTAAACAGAATGGGGATAATCTAAAGAAAAGTacctttttaataacatttctttaacCTATTGTGATGGTTTGATTTgcaatgtaaaacatttaaaaatatccaatacatttgtattatcttttctgttaaataaaagtaactCTTAATAATCACGCGGAGATTGCTTATAACCCCTCAAACCTTCCTTTCACcacttaataaaacataaatgaaactCCTGCACCATAGTGGCCATCTGTTGAGGGCTGAATCATAGTACCTGAATTGTGTCAATAACTTTTAACGGTTAAAATTTGGTACTTGGAGGCAAAATGACGCAGGGAATTGTGCAGTGGTGTCAAATGTGTAATTACTGTTTTGATGAGCTTTGGCAAACAGGGATCCCCTCATTCACAGCACCTTCAGTGATGAGCTTAGGGTGTTTAGAAGGGGCTTACCACTGTCATGTGAATTTACAGGGCTTGAAATGTTAcaccttcctctgcagctggGCTGCATCTGCAACGCTGTTGTCTCCGTGAAAATTGGCCTGCCTACTCTTACAAGTAGTCATCCTCTTTTTCTGCATAGTTTGACTAAACAAAACACTCTCTTTAAAATGCATGTCTCCATAGCAAAGTGTCACTTTCGTTGTCAGGCTTTGATATGATGACGCCTGTAGGCCGGTTACAGATAAATCAAGCAAAATTAAAGCTCTCGTGATTATTCAAAAAGGAGTCACGTTGTGATtacaacagaaaatattcacCCACAGTCCTGAAACATTCCCAAGAATTGTATTCATCATGGCATTGTAGGAGAAGGTCAGTTGGAAAGAGAGCGTGGTGATGAGTAGGAAAACACCAGTAAGTGCAGATGTGggaaactctgcagggtacTGGGGGGTGAGAAGCAGCGCGTTGAGATGGGGCAGGGAGGGAGCTGAGCTAACCCCAGCCTGCCTTCTGGCTGGGCCAATGGGCCATGGTAATTAGATCTGGCCAATGTGGGCCCTGGGCTCTGGCCTGGGGGCATATAAGGGGGGCCTGGGGCAACAGACTCCTCATATCACTCAGAGGTCTTCTCTCCCTCACCCCACTCCTCTACCCTCCTTACTTCCTTTGTGCCCATCTCTACACCCATTCAGACCTCTTTTCTTCAGCAAATATGGACGTCTTCTCACCATCCCAGGTCTACTACGACAGAGCGTGTGCTTCATCTCCAGACAGCCTGGAGTTTGGCGCCGGCTTGGAGCTCGATGGCTCTGAGGAGGACGAGCATGTGAGGATCCCCGGAGCCCCCCACCAGCCAGGACACTGCCTCCAGTGGGCCTGCAAGGCCTGCAAGCGCAAGTCCAACTTTGTGGACCGCAGACGGGCCGCCACTATGCGCGAGCGCCGGCGGCTGAAGAAGGTCAACCACGCTTTCGAGGCTTTGAGGCGCTGCACCTCTGCCAACCCTAGCCAACGTCTGCCCAAGGTGGAGATCCTGCGCAATGCCATCCAGTACATTGAGAGCCTGCAAGATCTGCTGCGTGAGCAGGTGGAAAACTACTACGGCCTACCTGGAGAGAGCAGCTCTGAGCCCGGGAGCCCGCTGTCCAGCTGCTCGGATGGCATGGTAAGACCTCTCATCCACATGTTCAGCCTCTTCATGCAGACATCTGGTTCTGCAGAGTCTTGCTCCAGGTCTGAAACCAATGCAATGTCAGCAAAGGAAACAACTACACCTGCATGTGGGCCAGAACTTCATCTTTGAGAAACTTCACCTGAAAAGACCTTTATTGTTGAATCTCCAGAGTCTTTTGTTTAAGCCCTGTCATTTCTCATTACCACGTATGAAtggtatttcattttaaaatagagCCTGCATTTTCAATTTAGAAACCTATTGTTCAAATAAGCTTGTTTTGCCCCAAGACCTTCTTTACGATGCTTCTCCATGCAtgtcacactctcacactctctcattGTTCTTCACTACTAAAATCTACAATCTCTGCCCTCTGTGTGTGATGGGTGTAATTAAAGGTCAGGTTGAATTAGTTGTTCTCAACAACAGTCTGAAGGAGACAGTGTATCAGCTAATACAAAATAACTTATCATGCTGGCTAGAGTAATGGCTTTCCCACCACAGGACACTTTATAGCCCTAATAAACCGAGCTAAATCCACCTTACTGAAGTCTGGCAGGAAAAACCGGGCACTTTTCTGCATTCCATCCTGACTGCATGTTCTGCACCGCTGCCAGGATTTTCTGCAGATTTACTAGGAGAAAGTGTCATCTTGCACAAACTGGTGTTGCTTCCACTGATACAATCGATTCGGCACGCTCAGATCCAGGCAGGGGAAGGGGGTGCATATACTGCCACTTTGGCTTTAAGGTGGATGTGAAATAAAGAAGCCCATAACTTTGGAATTCAGGATTTATTAGCCTGTCCAGAATGTTGTGAAGGgcattagttgtttttttgcaatttttcctGCCTTTTCCTTTCCCATACATACTTatgcacacataaaacataattttctgTTTGCAAGACTTCAAGGGTAAAGTTTATTTCTGGTTTCCTTGCAGGCTGACAGCAACAGTCCAGTGTGGCACCATCTGAATGCAAACTACAGCAACAGTTATTTATATGCGAGGAACGGTAAGACCTTTTGAGAGCACCAGCAGCCTGATGTTATTATGATGTGCATTTGAGTCAGCATAGTGCATGAAAAACCCAACAACGTAATTTAAcgtatattttattttgcctCTGGGAGTCCAGAAGTACCAGGATttaagtatgtatttttttgtgttttttttaataaacacgtgtcctctgtcttcctcttaTCAGACAGTTTAGGCAACAAGGCAGCCGGAGCCTCCAGTCTGGAGTGTCTCTCCAGCATCGTGGACCGTCTGTCCTCGGTGGAGTCCAGCTGCGGGCCACCAGCTCTGAGAGACATGGCCACCTTCTCCCCCGGCAGCTCCGACTCGCAGCCCTGCACGCCAGAGAGCCCCGGATCCAGGCCCGTCTACCACGTCCTGTGAAGGAAACTTTGCTGTGACGTGGATATATTGCCATGGGCAGGCTCCCTGCTTTCACCATACACCAGCTGCATTTGCACCAAGAGATAAGAACTAGTGTTGTGCGAATCTGAAGGAGACTCAGCTGTATCTGAAGACCTGCGGCAAGCAGCTTTTATATTGTACATGAGattgtaaatatgtaatgtaaatgcCCATTTTTTCTATACATGCTATTATACCCAATATGACATATTTAAGTATGACAGTTAATGTAATGATGCATTATTCCAACATGAAGTGGTATTTAagcagttttaattatttactttATATGTTGCCATTAAATCTTTCACCGTTTTGTATACAATTTTGAGCCattttggatttatttcttcttccttttctgtttctttgtgacCATGTGTTCAAATATAATCATCAAGTTAATGTAGGAGGTGTAATAAGCTAAAATGGTCAAGAAATATGATCACTTAGGGTTGTGTCGTTCACTCGTGAAGACACCATGAATATGAAACATCAAAAACGGATGACTGGCTGACGCCgttgtcatttttacacattttgtttagtGTGTAGAGTGTTTAATAAAACAGAGTAACACAATATCCAAGGATGAGAGCAGCTGCCATCATAACTGATCATGACACTGATCAATCACAGTTTAATGGGTTTGCAACTGTTTAAAGATGCATCATCAGCTAAATAAATCTTTTAAGATACTGTACCAGGTTCTTGTGCTTTTGCATGCTAATAAACACAAGTCATAAAAGATGGCTTAATCAAAATAAAAGGGCAAGTTATTCATCACGTATCGCGCAGGGCTCAACCAGAACATTCTAGACTGTCTCCAGCTAACAAGGTGTGGAGATCACTTTGGAAACTGATAGAGGTCAACTGATACCATTAATCATTTGACAGGGCTATAATCACTCACGTAGCCTAGTGCGCGTGAGTCATTACAGCGGtgtaaaagacattttatccttctaaaatgtttttttttcctgcatcataGCAAGGTTTTAAACAACAGACGAGAAGCATGTTTACAATCaatgaaaatatttcagtttactaattaaaaacacatttgtcctGCTTTTTTCACAGctctttgtatattttatgtgcCTGGCAGTGTTTAGGGGGAGGCAGCACCGTGTTTACCTGTTTGTTCTCTCCTTCCAAATGTGAGACATCATTAACACCCTTGATTATACCATCAACACCAGAGTTGAGAACAAATAGCCTCTAATTGTGcttgtgggggagggggggttacaTATGTGTCCTACCGCATCGTGTCTTCGACCATGCTGTGTTTGACTTCAGTTTATGTAGTCTGATGAGAGGCAATGCAATACTGTAAAAATCACAATACTTACACAGAAAGATCTATATTATATaacatattttgtgtttattattctAATGGGTGGCTATTGCTAGAAGGTATGGAGTTGTTGCCCCTCAATCACAAagtgtcaaagtgtccctgagcaacaCACTGAAGCCCAACATGCTCCCTGGATGCTGCATGTATAGCTGTGTACTGTTCCCACAGGATGGGTTAAAGACAGTAATTGATTTTCACCACATTGTACTGTCAATTATGTAACGAAGAACAATAACTTGTTATTCCTCGTCAACAGTGGTGAAAGTTACAATCAGATCCTTCAGTACAAGTGGAAATACCAGCATTCAAAATCCTGCATTCAAAAAATACAGAAGTGCTCTCCACAACCTggataaagtattaaaagtggaagtacaataatttcctctaaaatgtgggagtagaagtataaagtggcACAAAATGGAAACACTAACGTAAAGTACCTACAGAGGTGGGAGAAGTATTCCAACACAGAATAAAAGAACCAGCATAAAAacactccattacaagtaagcaccctaaatgtaaaatacacaacTACTGTTAGCAAAAGGTATTTAAATTAGTAAAAGAAATAGTACTcattttgcataaaaaatggccCGTGTTGTACTATCATATGTTTTGATTTACATTGTGGAAGGAGTAGTTGATGACCATGCATGGCATGAAAACTTTCGTATGTTCAAAGATGGTCTTGTCACCTTAAGTGAAGAACATCGTCCTCACATCAAGGGTGAAACAACAAACATGAGAGCACCTCTTGGAGTCTTGAAAAAAGGTAGCTTGCATGTAGTATTATTTAAGCGGTTGTTGTGGCCGAACATGAAATCAGGGGAAATTAAAgttaaacagagagagacttttataaaatctgactttcattttatattatgtGAATTTTATTCTGGACAGAGCAtggatattattattttttgtgatgaaaggAAGGagacataataaaaacacaacggTAAGAGGGATGGACGCAACTTTCATATAATACATTCAgtacccaaacacacacattagcacacatacacacagacaatgtgataagggaccaaacacatAAGCGGCTGTAGCAAGTAAGAAGGCTGTAGA
Proteins encoded in this window:
- the myf5 gene encoding myogenic factor 5 yields the protein MDVFSPSQVYYDRACASSPDSLEFGAGLELDGSEEDEHVRIPGAPHQPGHCLQWACKACKRKSNFVDRRRAATMRERRRLKKVNHAFEALRRCTSANPSQRLPKVEILRNAIQYIESLQDLLREQVENYYGLPGESSSEPGSPLSSCSDGMADSNSPVWHHLNANYSNSYLYARNDSLGNKAAGASSLECLSSIVDRLSSVESSCGPPALRDMATFSPGSSDSQPCTPESPGSRPVYHVL